gcgctatcttctgcagcccttgagggagcacggctcatgataagtggttcttgagggaaagggaaaggttggcgctatcagagccgaacgctgtatgtgcgagtgaaagggcgcgaggggcgcgcgctttcacggggagtgaacgcacggtggagaacaaacgcgcgtcctgcgccgtgctcgcttaagggctgcagaagtaagcgtctctttcctcctttacaatcaccatatatgtagagcaaacgcgccttcttccgacgcgcgagaggccgtgggggagggggagggaagggaggcgacgtttagctgcggcaccaagtgcctatttatatcagaggctccggcaacagtcaccaacgccgcacgcattttgagcgaacgcgggcaaaacgccgacggcgtcgacaataattctgcgtgttgccggtgctgctgcatgtccaagtttatacagctgataaacctaatatcattactccgtatagctctctacaaatttgctatcgcaattgatgcttcgcaattcaggggaaactgcgacaacttttttctctcttctttctcacgCGAGTCGGCGCGAGGGAGACGCGCCGGCTCGCGTTCCTTCTTTCACTTTCCTTTGGCTCATCTTTTCTTTACACTGCCCCAtctcttttcctttttgttttgccGGCCTCCGTGTTTGCTTGGTGCGGCTGCCCTCTGTCGCTGTGTGGTCCGGCGCGAGCATTTCTTTTGTTGTTGCGAGCTTGGCGCGGCAGGTTGGCTTCCCGGGACGTGGCGCGACTTGGCGCTCTTGTGCGACGGCGCGTATCGGTGTGTTCCTCGCGTGCCGCGGTCTCACTTCGTTCGGTCGTTGCAGTCTCGGTTCGGCTCGCGCTCTCCTCTTGTCGGCGCGCGCGCGGTGGTCGGGGGCAGCGGCgcggccatagaataaagaccaactgcGCGGCCTATCGGCGTGGCCCGCGCTCTCGCCGGCCGCCGCGCGTGCTGTTTCCGGCAGATGGCGCCGTGTGGGTCTCGCGCGTAAAGCCcagtaaaaccccttgatgttagaaagtagcgacactctcccccgcgcgcgcgctttcctcctcaattctcctcggatttctccccctcaccgggccggcgcggcgctgaaccctccagtggctcgctgcagccgcattagaatcaatgcgcgcgcttgtttattcgaccctttgaagcgttgtatgggaatttatcccttgtgaaactgtcatgacgaaagtacgtttccgataggacgtcgtgacatttttttaggacgcttcgataaatacaagcggaagcgctccgaaaaaatgagtaccaagcagtggctgagctgttcacctctacgtcgccacttgggttgtccgtaacgcggaggtgtattgggtgcatacaatataaacagcgtagagtataaacgagaatttggttcacaatcttcgctcttaaaatgctcagagaaggtaaccaagaagaaatgtgatagtttacttaaagtgaattcgccaaaatgagtgggccaaaagcctttgtaccaatgccactgtgcaaaatacgtgctgtgtttgcgaaacagccaacatagaactttacacacgcgcctgtattccgtcactatgaaacgacgagaaattacattccatcacctctgggagtaacctaagtctctctcaaaaaaaaaagtctgattgcttacacggaaactgctaagactggcacttgataattaacttacagacttcaagatggcaagtttatcagaattgagggagattatcagaagcgcgtggcttgtacttaatgagcatgcgcgaataatacataataccacttatctacctatatattgcggctcatgccttcgcaacataaggtactatcggccaagaaagtaaacggaccacggctccggcggccggagcggctgcctggccacaacggggcgctgctgtctcgctccgcgcgctggggtcgagagtgccgtgggtgacgttcagcttctccctcactctcgcgctgtgtcttgtcacgcttgacaaaatgtctagtgcgtcgtccAGTTGCTCTGCGGTATTCAACCCATTGCGCTGACGCAcagtagccgacggccgcagggaatCGAACTCCGGCACTGTGAAAAAACGAAGACCTGCTCTGTTCTCTGTTTTGTTTTTGCCTATATTGACCTTACCTTTCATACTAGTGTTTGTCGCCTACGTCCCTTGTTGCTCGAGTTTAGGCAACATTGCGCAAGGCGCCGGCTgacacgcgctctttcacgcctgCGAGATAAAGGCACGTTCGCGTTAGCGGCACGGCGACTTGCCGTGCACCGTTTGACGTTCTCAGGCTGACGTGCGCGGTCTGTTGTGCTCGCGCCCGCCAAGGTTTCCTTGCCGTACAGAGAATGGATCCAAGATCCATTTTTGCGACGTTCTCCGGCTGCCGCACGCCGACGTGATCAATCAGCGACGCAGTAATGGTGGCCGTAGCTACGTCGGCTTGCCCCCGGCTTGACTCCCGCGGCGACGGCGCCGTCCGATTTTCGCACCGTGGCTTTCTCCGTGCGCGCTCGCTACATCGTTTGGGAGATTCCAATAGGGAGATTACTGAAAACTGTACGCGATTACAGGTTTCTCTACGGCAAGACTAAGCCAGAATACAAGGACACGGAATTTAAAACCAGCAGAAGGGAAGTGCTGACGACGAGAGATGCGCTCAAAATCTTGCCTTCCCACCTTGGTGCAGCGAGTTAGCGAGGTTAGATGGTGTCACCTGTTTTGCGCACCGGCAAAGCTTGCCGTGCACTTTGAACACCTCCGTGCGGCCGTCGGCTACTGCGCGAAAGCGCCATGggttgaataccggctatgcgCGGTCCCcttcatcgcgaccgccagcagcagagcaactggacgacgcactagacattttatcaagcgtgacaagacacagcgcgagagtgagggagaagctgaacgtcacccacggcactctcgaccccagcgcgcggagcgagacagcagcgccccgttgtggccaggcagccgctccgtcCACCggtgccgtggtccgtttactttcttggccgatagtacgtaaagaaaaatgctcgcagtattgaaagtttgcaaagatacaataagcacgcaataagagtaaaatagttccttggcttcacaagtatcaggcgcaaggatcacatgcacacacacacacgcgcgcgcgcgcacacacacacatacacgcacacacgcacgcacatacacacgcacacaactacaaaatatgagttacaggcattaactcacaaataacatacatttgaaaactaacgcacgcgcgaaaacacaaaaagctttgtcacggctcgaagaatcaacaaaaatttcagccgacttactttaagaaaaaaactatatgcacagctatcggtgctctgtattgaactgaacgaagagtccggctatgcgaagagcattaaaatctccatgcaacttcatccacaaatatgaggaaagctgcaacattcacctcgcaaagaacggcgtgcttagaaggggcgaaatcccttttcccgatgttatggagccactgcttccgacgctcgacattccgttcacctcgggagatataaaataaggcttgccctttctctgacctgctgctgcattgaaacgcgcagcagcaaggcattttcactgagaacgaagctcagattcctacgaaaggagggaaaaacttgggaaacacacgttcggagcggcagggcgaccaccacttggactgctcatggcgagcgggagaaactaaaggcgcgcgaaagcaagttccgcgcagttttcgtgatgtcagggtcacctgacggggtagtctcgcgcgccgcagccattcagcgtgtgtaagtggttcttgagggaaagggaaaggttggcgctatcagcgtggcggatgcgctgcctccgcgaaagagggggagaaaaggaggaggttgaccgtgtcggcgagggtgttgcggcgtagatcaaagcgtgtcgctactttctaacatcaaggggttttactcGCGCGCGGCTTTCGCATTCCCCGCATCGGTGCCACAGACAGCTTTTATTCGAACCCGATTGGCATTCTATCATCCATACCGTCACggccgctgttttctttttcgccaTGGCTTCGAATTTAAATCTAAATTTCTTACAAACCAACCTCGATCATTCTACATTGGCTACCGAATGTCTGGTTGAACTTGTCCGGGAACGTCAGCTTTCTTTTGCGATCGCCTGCGATCCTTACATTCGCATTCACACCGTTCCCGGCATTCCAAACAATTTTTACAAATTTCTAGCGCCTGAAAATCCCCGCGTCGTTATCTTTGGCACCGGCGCGGGTTGCGATTGCTTCCCGTTGATGACAGGATCGTACGTGGTTGCGATTCGCGTCACGGCGCCGTCCTTGGATTTCGTTCTGATTGCGGCGTACGCACCACCTCACGCCGCAATCGAGCCGATCCTCGACCTGATAGGCGACTGCATCGGCCGGAGTGACGGTGCGATGGTTGTCGTGGCGGGTGACCTGAATGCCAAGCATTCCAACTGGGGTGGCGGAATTACGGATGCACGCGGCGCTGCAGTAATGCAGCTGGCGTGCCAATGCGACCTGCACGTCCTCAACGATCCGACCTCTGACCCCACCTTCGCGACGGCGTATACAGAGAGTTGGATCGACGTCACCCTGGCATCTTCCGCAATGATATCGCGCGGTCACGAGTGGGCCGTGCTTGAGGACCTCACCCTTTCCGACCACCGGCTGGTCgagttttcttttcctttcgcgCGTCCCCCGCCTCGCAAAAAATTAACGTTTCAGGGGAAGGCCGACCTGCTGCGTCAATTGGCCGGCGAGCCGTGGTTCGACGCGGTGACTCGCGCTCACTTGTGCTCGGGTGCCGCGTTGGACGCGGTGCTCGAAAAATTCTATCTTACTTATACTAGTGCTCACGCGCGACACCTGCGCAACACTAAAGGCGGTCCGCATCGCGCGAACGCCTGGTGGACGCCGGAGCTCGGTAGCGAGCGCGGCCGCGTTCGGGCGATGCGGCGCAAGTACCAACGCGCTCGCGACCCTGACATGCGCGCGGAGCTTCGCGACGTGTTTGCCGCGGCGCGGGCACAGTACAGAGCCCACATCCGTGACGCGCAGGAGTGCGCCTTGAGGCGCTATTGCACGGAGTGCTCCAAGAAATCTATCTTTGGTGCCCCGTTTAGGGCGGCGTTTGGGAAGGCGCGACCACCAGTTGTACTGCCCGCGCTGCGAGCTCCCGGCGGCCGCTTGACGTCGGACACGCTCAGCTCTGCATCGCTTCTGCTCCGCACGCAGGTGTCGCTGGACGATGTGTCCACCGACACTGCGGAGCACGCTGCCGTCAGGGCGATTGCGGCGGCCCCGGCCGTCACGCTTATGGACGACAGGCCATTTACAACGGAGGAGGTCGAACGTGCACTTAATCTCGGCAAATCTGGTTCGGCACCAGGCCTTGACGGCATCACTCTTCCTATCAttaaatcactattcgcttcacACCCTGCTTTCTTCTTATTCGTCTTTAATTCCGCGTTGATGCTCGGCCATTTTCCTTCTGCGTGGAAGAGGGGTCGCATCATCTTTATTCCAAAACCGCATAGACCCCCTGACGACACCTCTTCTTATCGTCCGATTGTAATGAACTCGCTTTTTGGCAAAATTTTAGAACGCTTACTCAATTCGAGACTCTATTTCTTTTTACATTATTCAAACCTTCTTCACAAACACCAATTCGGCTTCACGCACGGGAAGAGCGCCGTCAAGGCCTTGTACCAGCTCCGACAAAATTTGTCTCATCTCAAAAAATTAAACATTCCCGCTATTCTCATTTTATTGGATTTTAAAGGTGCGTTCGATTCCGTTTGGCATCCATTGGTTTTAGAATTCTTACAGCGACATGGTTGTCCACGCAACTTGTTCTACCTCCTCCGTTCCTTTCTCACAGACCACACGGTCACTTATCGTTGCCACACGGGCGAAGTATCTGCCCACTCTACTTTGGGCAGTCCGCAGGGGTCGCCCATCAGCCCCCTGCTTTGGAACATCGTTATTTCAGGACTGTTAGACGTTCCTATGCCTCCCGGCGTCGCCATCCAGGCATACGCCGACGATACCGTGCTTGTGATGCCGGGGGAGAGCCGCGCTGCGATCGAGAGGACCGCGGCGCTCGCTCTGCAGCGCGTTGCCGAGTGGTCCTCTCGTTCGAAAGTAACCATCAGCGTAACTAAAACTTTCTTCCTCGCTTTCCCGCACGGGAGCGCCGCCGTGCGGGGGCCCCATCTGAAAGTGTGCATGGGTGACGGCAGGTTACAACATAAGACCACTATTAAAATTTTGGGGGTTATATTTGATTCGCGCCTGGGGTTTAAGGAACACGCGGATTACTTACGCGAAAAATTGGAAATTCTGTCACCTAAAATTTTAGCTTTCTTCAAAATGCATTATTCGACAACCCGCTCCGAGGTGAGGACGCTTTATCGTCAGGTCATACTACCTGCCGTCACCTATGCAGCTCCGGTTTGGTGGTCACCGTATGCTGACTCTATCCTTAAGGCTAAGGTGCAATCCATTCAGCGGTTGCCGTTAATTGCGCTTACTGGGGCCTACCGCACGACGCGCTCCGCGGCGCTGCAGGTGCTGGCCCGGGCTCCGCCGTTGGAGCTCGAGCTGGATCGCCTGTGCGCCGAGTTTTCCCTCTTTCAATTGCGGGAGCCCACCTGTTACGGGCCCACCTATTACCACCCGGTCGCGATAGACTACGAACGCGACATTTGGTTGCACCACCCTGCGGAACGGCACAGCCACCCTTTCCGGCGTCTTAACGCACGTGATGCGGTGGCTGTGACGCGAGAGCGTGCCCatcatatatataccgacggctctccgtgcattcgccgctcagtttccgttgcagcgatagaccgcacgtaccttgcgctcgctgccagcgttttgacagtcgttggctgcagtcattcagtgtgatctattcacgtttgtttgtgcgcgctcacaccacgcttgtccattcagttagtaatagtcgcgGTTCGTTTCTTGTGCGAAGTATTGATCAGCGAACCGCAAGTGCGCTCAGCCTAGGAAGATGCGACGGCACGTCGATTCGAACGCGTAAGTCCTAGAGTACTGAACACCGACTACGTGTACGTAGAAGTGGCCTTGCGAGACTGTTCACCGAAAACGCTGTCTCACGGTTCGCGGTGCAGCATTTGCGCCCGGTGCAGCATTGGCTTACTCCAGTCTGTCGGCGGGCGCCGCCTTTGTGGTGCTCGGGCCGAACCAGGCGATTAGGAAGGTCCGACGCTTCCGGATTCAGGGCGCCAGCGGCGCCTATTGCGCAGAGGCAACGGCCCTCTGGGAGGCCCTAATCTACATCGCCTCCATGTCTACCGCTTTGCCAATCCATATTTATACAGACTGCTTGTCCCTGTTAACGGCTCTCGCGACCCCGTCTTCGGCTGACGCGCGCGTGGTGCAGATCAACAAAGCGCTTTTGCGGCTCAGTCCGAAATTCCACATTGATCTGTACCACGTGCGCGGTCATGCCGGTATCTTCGGGAACGAGCTTGCCGATGCTGCGGCGGGCGCGGCGGCTACATACGGCCTGCTCCGGTACTCAAAATCCTCCGTTTCCTCCATCAAATCAAAATTTTACAAACAGATGTGTCTTTATTGGTACCGCGATTGGCTTTCAAATCATCAAGACACATCTTTACATGATTGGGTCCCCGACGTTTTGTCGATTCCAAAATATTTCCCGCCAGCCTCTTCAGTGGTGCAGGTGATTACCGGTCACGGGCGCTTCCCGTATTACCTTTACCGCTTTGGACTGACACAAGACAATCTTTGTCCTTGTGGTGCTGAATGCGCGTCATTCGCCCATTATCTAAATGAGTGTTCTATAACAGCGTCGCTGGCAGCCCGCCTTACACGACCTTCGGGCAGCCTTCGCATTACGCCTGACCAGTACCCTGGCATACTTGCGATAAAAAGTAATCGCGCGCTTTTGACGCGCATGCAACTCGTGATAAGCCGTGCGGTCCCCGAGTCTTCTGGCGGCGTCGCGGTTCCGGACGCCACCTAACCCTTCGGGGCTCCCTCACAGGACATTGTGATGTCTTCAAGGCCATTACTTTGGTCACATCTGCGGCCTCGTGACTGGCGCATTAGACCATGTGCCGGTCTTGCGATGAACTCCATGGTACAGCGCTGTGTCGTTCACATTTGCATGACCCTGTGGTCGGCCGCTTGCATTTACTGGCTCGCGTGGTCTGCCGCTCGGCGCCGTGGCTGGCGCCGCGATCCAGCTTCTGGGAAGGTCGCGCCCAGGCAGT
This genomic stretch from Dermacentor silvarum isolate Dsil-2018 chromosome 2, BIME_Dsil_1.4, whole genome shotgun sequence harbors:
- the LOC119439913 gene encoding uncharacterized protein LOC119439913, translated to MVVVAGDLNAKHSNWGGGITDARGAAVMQLACQCDLHVLNDPTSDPTFATAYTESWIDVTLASSAMISRGHEWAVLEDLTLSDHRLVEFSFPFARPPPRKKLTFQGKADLLRQLAGEPWFDAVTRAHLCSGAALDAVLEKFYLTYTSAHARHLRNTKGGPHRANAWWTPELGSERGRVRAMRRKYQRARDPDMRAELRDVFAAARAQYRAHIRDAQECALRRYCTECSKKSIFGAPFRAAFGKARPPVVLPALRAPGGRLTSDTLSSASLLLRTQVSLDDVSTDTAEHAAVRAIAAAPAVTLMDDRPFTTEEVEHHTVTYRCHTGEVSAHSTLGSPQGSPISPLLWNIVISGLLDVPMPPGVAIQAYADDTVLVMPGESRAAIERTAALALQRVAEWSSRSKVRFLRDLS